The genomic segment TCCTGCGGGATGGCGTTGCCTATACCTATCTGCTCTATCTTGTACTGAACGGCCAGATGACCGTGGCGAATTTCACGCTCTATTTTGGTACCATTGCTGGATTTTCTATATGGATGACCGGACTGACGGACCATTTGTCGAAAGTCAAACATATGAGTCTGGAAATCTGTGATGTCCGTAATTATCTCGGCCTCAAAGACTATTTCAACCGTGGTAAAGGCATTCCTCTGCCGGAAAGGGGACACTGGCCATGTTCCATCACGTTTGATCATGTTTCTTTTTCTTATCCGGGTAGTGGAAGAAAGATATTGGATGATGTCAGCCTGCACATCGAACAAGGCGAAAAAATAGCTCTTGTCGGCATGAACGGTGCCGGAAAGACCACCTGTATTAAATTACTTTGCGGCTTTTACCATCCGACATCTGGACGAATTCTCATCAATGGAAAAGACATGACCACCTTCAACAGGGATGATTATTATCGTTTATTCACTGCCGTTTTTCAGGATATTCATATCCTGCCCGTCTCCATTGCCCGGAACATTGCGCCCCAGTTAAGTAAGACTATTGACCCGGATAGAGTCGGCCGCTGCCTGGAGCTCTCCGGATTGAAAGAAAAAATAGACGGCCTCACTAATGGGGTCAATACGATGATGGTTAAAGAAGTGAACGAAGGCGCGGTGCAGTTTTCCGGGGGAGAGCTTCAGAAACTGCTGCTGGCGCGAGCATTGTATAAGGAATCACCCTTTTTAATACTCGATGAGCCGACAGCCGCTCTTGACCCCATTGCCGAAGACGAGCTCTACCAGCGTTACGGAAAACTTGTTTCGGGCCGGACATCCATCTTTATTTCCCACAGATTGTCCAGCACCCGCTTCTGCGACAAAATTATTTTCCTATCTGATGGAAAGATTGCGGAAAGTGGGACACACGACGAACTCATGAGGAAAAATGGTAAATATGCCCGGCTGTTCACGATTCAAAGCCATTATTACAGGGATCATATTGACGAACTAAAAGACGAGGGTGAACGCCTATGAACCGGACAACGGACAAAACATCACTTAAAGACAGGTGGCATATTCTCTGGAGGGGAATGGGGATTGTTCAGCGGATGGTCCCCTCCCTTCTCCCGGCGGCTGCAGCCGGAGCGCTGCTGAAATCATTCAGCCCATTCATTACAATTTATATAACGGCCCGGATTATCGATGAACTCTTTGGCTCCCGTTCCGTCTCAAAGCTTGCTTTCTTAGTTGGTACTGCTATCATTCTGAATCTGGCGGCCCTCCTTTTGCAGAAAGCCATGGAGCGGATCAAAGACAAGGGCGATTATCGTTTATATTATTTTGGAAAGATAGAAATGGACGGACTGATTCTCAGTACAGATTATGAAAATGTGGAAAAGCCTGACTTTCATTTAAGAAAACAAAAAATTGATGAAGCCTGTCAAATGCATAGGAGAGGTATCTGGCAATTACCAGAGCTGACCGAACGGTTCCTGACCAGTTTATGTACCGTAGTGTTCTCAATCATACTTGCTTTTCCGGTCTTTATTCCACCTGCTTCAAACGTTTCTCATTCATTTATTGCCTCACCATGGCTTTCGGTACTGTTTCTGGGAATGATTATCCTTTCATCTGCATACACCGTCTGGTCAAACGCCCGATTCAGTAAATGGGCGTTTAAAAGGATGGATCGTGTGATGCCGATCAATCGGATTTTCTCTTTTTATGCAGACCTGATGGAAGATCATAAATTTGGAAAAGACGTCCGCATTTACCAGCAGCAATCGCTCATCAGTGAGTCATATAAACGCTTTATAACAGGCAATCAGAAATTATTTGAACATGATATATCAAAAAAACAAAGTCGCTTTTATGGGGTTAATGCAGCTATTTCTTCAATCATCACCGGTTTTGTCTATCTGTTTGTCGGTATGAAGGCGCTGATCGGCCTGATCAGTATCGGTTCCGTTGTTCAGTATGTCGGAGCGATCAGTCAATTTACAACAGGCTTTGCTGAACTGATTACTTCGGCGACCGACAGCTGGCAGAATATTGATTACGTCAATTTGTATTTTGATTTTCTCGATACCCCGAATCCAAAATATAAAGGGACCCTGCCTGTTGAGAAACGGATGGATAATGATTATGAAATAGAGTTCAGAAATGTATCTTTCACATATCCTGGTGCGGAGTCCCCGGCACTGAAAAACATCTCTCTCAAGCTGAAAATCGGCCAGCACTTTGCGGTAGTCGGCAGAAATGGATCCGGAAAAACGACGTTCATCAAACTTCTGACCCGCCTTTATGATCCACAGGAAGGAGAAATTCTGCTTAACGGTATTAATATTCAGAAATATAATTATCAGGAATACCTGAACCTATTCTCTGTCGTCTTTCAGGATTTTCAGCTTTTCGCGTTCTCTGCCGGTCAGAATGTCGCAACCGATGTGCATTATGACCGTGAACGTGCGATGGCCTGTCTGGATGAGGCAGGTGTTGGCAATCGGATCAGAAGGATGCCGGAGGGGCTGGATACACCGCTCTATAAAGTTGGTGATGACGGCGTTGATATTTCCGGCGGTGAAGCGCAGAAAATCGCTATCGCCCGTGCTCTATACAAAAATGCCCCGTTCGTTGTTCTGGACGAACCAACGGCTGCGCTGGACCCCGTTGCAGAATATGAGATATACGCAAAATTCCAGGAGATTGTCGGTAATAAGACGGCTATTTATATCTCACACCGCCTGTCTTCCTGCCGTTTCTGTGATCGCATTCTTGTGTTCAATAAGGGCAACCTGATCCAAAGTGGATCGCATAACGAACTGATCCATGAAGAGAATGGGCAGTATTTCAAACTGTGGCAGGCGCAGGCGCAGTACTACAAAGAGAATGCCTGACAGAAGGCCCTATCACCTGAATAACAGAAACACCCCCACTTATCTGTCTGATAAGCGGGGGTGTTTCATGGATGAAAATGTGTTACATTGCGGCTTTTGCTTTTTCAGCAAGCGTTGCAAATGCTTTTTCGTCGTGTACGGCCAGATCAGCGAGCATCTTCCGGTTGACTTCGATACCAGCCGCCTTCAGACCGTAAATCATTTTGCTGTAAGACAGACCGTTGATCCGTGCTGCAGCATTGATCCGTGCAATCCACAGCTTACGGAAATTCCGTTTCGTCTGACGACGGTCACGGTAAGCATAGGTCAGTGATTTGAAGACCTGCTCTTGTGCCACTTTAAATAATTTATGTTTTGCGCCGAAATAACCCTTGGCGAGCTTCAATACTTTCTTACGTCTGCGTCGGGTTACATATCCGCCTTTTACTCTTGCCATTGTAAAAACCTCCTAAAATAGGCCGCCAGACCGCATATCAGTATGTCCGCATCATCAGCGGATCCACTCAGTCTGAACGGCTATTAAAAAATATACTGGTTATCTCAGTCATTAATCATTTTCTTGACTTTTTTCGCCAGAGTAGACGTTGCCATTGTACCCTTGCGGAGATTACGTTTCTGCTTCTGTGACTTATGAATCATCATATGGCTGGTATATGAATGATTCCGTTTCATTTTACCGGTACCTGTCTTCTTGAAACGCTTTGCGGCACCTTTGTGTGTTTTCATTTTTGGCATAAAATAATTCCTCCTGACGGAAGCGGGCTGCATGAAAACCTCTGCATAAACACCCGATCCTGTTTTCTTACTTTTCGACTTTAGGAGCCAGTACGAGAAACATACTGCGTCCTTCCATCTTTGGCCTTGCTTCGACAACGCTGATATCTGCACATTCCTGAGCAAGCTTCTCAAGGACCTGACGGCCGAGATTAGAATGTGTGATCGCGCGTCCTCTGAAGCGGACCGAAGCTTTGACTTTGTCACCTTTTTCAAGAAACTTTTTTGCATTACGCATTTTCGTATTAAAATCATGTTCCTCGATACTCGGGCTTAGCCGTATTTCTTTAATATTGATCACTTTCTGCTTCTTACGGGCTTCACGTTCCTTTTTCTGCTGTTCAAAGCGAAACTTACCGTAATCCATAATGCGGCATACCGGCGGTTTGGCTCCGGGTGCTACCATAACCAGATCAAGATTAACGTGGCGGGCCATTGTCAAAGCTTCCGCCTTGGACTTTATACCGATTTGTTCCCCATTCTGACCGATGAGCCGAACCTGCTGAGCACGGATCCCCTCATTGACAATCATGTCTTTGCTAATATTGAGACACCTCCAGTTTTATGTGAGTAAAACACAGGCTGCCGGGATCTGAAAAGACCGCTTTTCAGGTCTCAATACCTGCACATACAAAAATACGGGCGCACAAAACGCCCGTATGTTCATTCTGTTACCTGTTCAACCTGACAACAGCATTGCTGCGTCGTTCAGGTGAGAAGCCGGGCGCCTCCGCTTTTACTCGATTCATTAACTCAAAAAGTATACCATGACGCCCCGGTAATTGCAAGGTATTTCCTTATTTCACAATTGGTTTCTTTGTGATGCGTTTCCGGATCTCTTCAAGAATATGGGCTTTAAAATCCTCATAAGGCAGTGTATTCGTTGCCTTTTCACCGTATTTGCGTACATTTACACTGTCCTCTTTAATTTCCTGATCACCGATGACCAGAGTGTACGGTATTTTGTGAGTCTGGGCATCACGAATCTTGTAGCTGAGTT from the Sporolactobacillus sp. Y61 genome contains:
- a CDS encoding ABC transporter ATP-binding protein, yielding MRSKNKPEYSTLQNIGYVIKNVWHWNRKLLFLSIVRIPALVFLPFLGILMPKLVIDSLTEKAGLFQFATVIGVATLGIIACSVISQSLEAWIRWNVTSIRMRYLGLIYEKIMDTDYENLESPEGQKKLEKAFQANYSNSSGTEAIINALIMLSANLFGIALYGGILTALNPLLIAFLLGTAFIGLLFANHAQNYEHQHKDDWTPTEKKLDYLIKKCNDFSSGKDLRLYRMTHWFGQRFQGLMAERTLWLHRIGLRHYFADGAVGLMAFLRDGVAYTYLLYLVLNGQMTVANFTLYFGTIAGFSIWMTGLTDHLSKVKHMSLEICDVRNYLGLKDYFNRGKGIPLPERGHWPCSITFDHVSFSYPGSGRKILDDVSLHIEQGEKIALVGMNGAGKTTCIKLLCGFYHPTSGRILINGKDMTTFNRDDYYRLFTAVFQDIHILPVSIARNIAPQLSKTIDPDRVGRCLELSGLKEKIDGLTNGVNTMMVKEVNEGAVQFSGGELQKLLLARALYKESPFLILDEPTAALDPIAEDELYQRYGKLVSGRTSIFISHRLSSTRFCDKIIFLSDGKIAESGTHDELMRKNGKYARLFTIQSHYYRDHIDELKDEGERL
- a CDS encoding ABC transporter ATP-binding protein — its product is MNRTTDKTSLKDRWHILWRGMGIVQRMVPSLLPAAAAGALLKSFSPFITIYITARIIDELFGSRSVSKLAFLVGTAIILNLAALLLQKAMERIKDKGDYRLYYFGKIEMDGLILSTDYENVEKPDFHLRKQKIDEACQMHRRGIWQLPELTERFLTSLCTVVFSIILAFPVFIPPASNVSHSFIASPWLSVLFLGMIILSSAYTVWSNARFSKWAFKRMDRVMPINRIFSFYADLMEDHKFGKDVRIYQQQSLISESYKRFITGNQKLFEHDISKKQSRFYGVNAAISSIITGFVYLFVGMKALIGLISIGSVVQYVGAISQFTTGFAELITSATDSWQNIDYVNLYFDFLDTPNPKYKGTLPVEKRMDNDYEIEFRNVSFTYPGAESPALKNISLKLKIGQHFAVVGRNGSGKTTFIKLLTRLYDPQEGEILLNGINIQKYNYQEYLNLFSVVFQDFQLFAFSAGQNVATDVHYDRERAMACLDEAGVGNRIRRMPEGLDTPLYKVGDDGVDISGGEAQKIAIARALYKNAPFVVLDEPTAALDPVAEYEIYAKFQEIVGNKTAIYISHRLSSCRFCDRILVFNKGNLIQSGSHNELIHEENGQYFKLWQAQAQYYKENA
- the rplT gene encoding 50S ribosomal protein L20, giving the protein MARVKGGYVTRRRRKKVLKLAKGYFGAKHKLFKVAQEQVFKSLTYAYRDRRQTKRNFRKLWIARINAAARINGLSYSKMIYGLKAAGIEVNRKMLADLAVHDEKAFATLAEKAKAAM
- the rpmI gene encoding 50S ribosomal protein L35 — translated: MPKMKTHKGAAKRFKKTGTGKMKRNHSYTSHMMIHKSQKQKRNLRKGTMATSTLAKKVKKMIND
- the infC gene encoding translation initiation factor IF-3 → MIVNEGIRAQQVRLIGQNGEQIGIKSKAEALTMARHVNLDLVMVAPGAKPPVCRIMDYGKFRFEQQKKEREARKKQKVINIKEIRLSPSIEEHDFNTKMRNAKKFLEKGDKVKASVRFRGRAITHSNLGRQVLEKLAQECADISVVEARPKMEGRSMFLVLAPKVEK